The sequence below is a genomic window from Streptomyces sp. NBC_00289.
CCGGGGACATTGCGGTGGATGAGCGCCTTCGGCAGGCGCTCGGCCAGGTCCGAGGGGCGCTCCAGCGAGCCGAGCCGGGTCGCGAAGGTGACCGTGCGCGGTCCCTCCGGGCCGAGCGCCACCCACACGTGCCGGCGCCCGATCTCGTCGCAGGTCCCCTCGACCAGCAGCCCGCCCCGCGAGCCGGTCGCCGGGTCGCCCGGTGCCAGCCGCCCGCACAGCCGCTCCCACACCGCGGCGACCTCCGCCTCCTCGTACTGGCGCAGGACGTTCGCCGCGCGGATGAGCAGCGGCCGCTGAGGAAGGGGAATCTCGAAGCCGCCGTGCCGAAAGACGAGCCCGTCGCGCTCGTAGGGCTTCGCGGCGGCGACCCGCGCCGGTTCGATCTCGACGCCGACCACGCGCGCGTGCGGGGCGACGTCACGCAGCCGGGCGAGCAGTTCGACGGCGGTCCAGGGGGCCGCGCCGTAGCCGAGGTCGACGGCGACCGGATCGGCGGCGCGACGCAGTTCGGCGCCGTGCGTGGCCGCGATCCAGCGGTCCATACGGCGCAGCCGGTTGGGG
It includes:
- a CDS encoding class I SAM-dependent methyltransferase, coding for MTAAARAATRPVGTVTRGTTNPNRLRRMDRWIAATHGAELRRAADPVAVDLGYGAAPWTAVELLARLRDVAPHARVVGVEIEPARVAAAKPYERDGLVFRHGGFEIPLPQRPLLIRAANVLRQYEEAEVAAVWERLCGRLAPGDPATGSRGGLLVEGTCDEIGRRHVWVALGPEGPRTVTFATRLGSLERPSDLAERLPKALIHRNVPGEPVHAFLRDFDRAWAAAAPYVSYGARQRWIRAVRELAADWPVTDGPVRWRQGEVTLRWEALAPRA